The window CAGTGTACCGTGAAATCCATTCCCGTCCAACTAATTGATCATGTCTCCAATAATGGAGGCTAGTGCAGGTCGTGAAGCCTATACTTTTGAGTTTTGACCCACAAAATGTGATGTTTCCCACTCTCTTACAGTAATCATTCAACTCTAGCTTTGGTAACAAGGTTGTCCATTTTCGATACCTCAATTTTACGGTTGTATGTCACTCAATACCTCGATTTTCCGGGTGTATATGGCGACATAGCAAATGTAGTCTTGCGGATTGAAGATCCTCCTTGAGAAGTAGAGATCTTTGCCGATGCCATGTTTACCCAAGAAGATAAAAGAGGGTAAACATTGATAAACAATCAGTTACTCTCATACTAAAGAATCAAAATATACCAGACTTGGCTCTCACGACAAAGACTCCAGTCCTAACAAAGGAAAAAAGGGCAGCAGAACATGACCAAGACATAACAATTATATTCAAACATGATCCCCCAGACTCTCAATTATAGTATGGAATGTTGCCAAGTTAGAGTCAAACATCCCATGTGAGAAGTTAGAAAAGGGTTCCTCACATTATATATTCATCACTAGCAGTACAGTGGACAACTTCATAGAGATATAATCAAAGTAACATGAAATTATAATATATCCCACTATTTTTATTTTTGATAAAACAACTATATAATCAGAATCAAGACATTTACAATTCTCAACGCCTTTCAAGGCCAAAAGAACAAGATGTGGTGAAGAAGGAGAAGAAATTTACAAGTGAAAATTGTACCACCAGCTAAACTCCCTCTCTACACCCTTGCCCCCCTTTCACTCAGCTCTAGTTTCCCTCAGCTCTCTTCGTTCACATAAACAGATAACTTTACTACAAGCTCAGGTTCATGTCACCAAGAACATCATTTCTCTTCACATAACTTTGCTTCCATGTTTCGTATCAATAATGCCGAAAAGGGTAGCCAAAAAAGAGAACGTATAATGCTACAGTGTGATTTAGACACAGTTTTCAGTATGTATGAATTACGGCATTCTTAAGCTTGTGTAACATTTACCTATGCTCTCTTCTTCTGCTGTTGTAGTTGCTCATGCAGACTCTTCTTGTGCAGTTTTACTAGGAGCTCAGCATAAAGAACCTCATTCCATGCATCGGGAACACCCGGTAGGCACCAATGGCTGCAGTCCTGGATTGGGGATTTCCTTTCCTCTGGGGAAAGATGTTGCTTCCGGTAGATTGATGGGTGGCCATCCTTCCGAAAATCGGTTAATCTTGTGATATTGAGATAGGTAATGTGATGTTTCATGTTTTTCAACACCTTCTCGAGTACCAGCATCTTTGGCGGGTATGGCCTTAGATAAGTCTCGTTAAAGATAGGTAGAGTCTCACTATCACATTGTCCACCGGAATTCCATTGTCCACCACTGTTAAAGAAAAGAAAATTAGTTATTCAAGTGCTAGCGAATTTTAAGAAAGAAATTGGTAACTTCACACATTTTGGAGAAAAGACTTCAGTGTTGTTTATATGTAGTTGTAAACTTAGAAAATATCCAAGTACATAACAACTGGTTACCATTTTTAAGTTGAAGTTAAATGGTGATGAGAAGTTTATAGGAAAAAAATTTACAGAAGGCCAGATAGTGAAATGCCTCACAAAATAGGTTAATATGATCATTCCAGTTTACCTGAAATGGGAGGCAGAATAACCCCGAAAGAACACCATACTTTTCGCCGTGTCAACACTAGCATCAACCCATCTGGACCAAGTAGTCAAAGCTTTCCGAAATGCCTCGAGAACATTCAACTCACCATAAACATGGCTACCTTCTTGGTAATAGTCTTTCCTGCAAATGTTTACTCTACTTTAGTTCCCATGAACAGGTTAATGGTCTAAACTACAAGCAGCATCTATCTGGTTTTTACAATAACTTGCAACAACTATGCCATAATACTAACATACCCTTTGGCGGTTTTGTCATGTGTCCACCAGTGTCCAGTGTTGAAGATGAGAATATCTGCATCTTTGTATAGCTCGGATGATCGCCCAACTAAATCAAGACGAAGTGTTTCTTTCTTTGATCCATCTTTGTCCGGCATTTCCCATTCTCGAACCAAGAAGGGAGAAACAAAAAACTCCACTGTGAAATTATAGTCCTGCCAGTCCATTTAATTAAGCAGAGCATCGTAAGAAAGAAGTTTCACTAAATTGAGGAAATGTTGCTGAACAACCTAAGAAAAAAGTCAAATGCTAGAATAAAATTACTTTGAATATGAAGGAGTATGAAGCCTCCCCGCGAAAATGGGTTCTTCCATGGGCTTCATAAACCTTGCTTTTATCTTTTGCGGAGTTTCTCAGAATGCAAATCAGAGATTCCCACATATTCCTGTTTAGAGAATCACCAACAAAGACCAAGCGCTTTCCTCTCAATAACTCTATCATATGACTTGCATCCAACCTGATCATAAGCAGCATTTCACATTGAGTAAGACTTGGTCAATCATAAACATAAAGTATATCAAAGGATTAATAGCAATATAAAAAAACCCAAAGTGCAAAACGATCCAGGGGCGCTTCCACTAATGTTACAAATTCAAATTCCAGAACGTTTGAGCAATAATGAACATAATCAAAAAATTCCAAAATCTAAATTCTACAGATAAGTATAAATGGCAATTAATCCAAGCCTATCTCCAATGAAAACAACTTTCACATCAATCACTCCAGACTACAACTCAAAAGCCAGCTCCAATACCCCTTTCATCAAACAAATATTAATACAAATAACCAATAGAATTTGAACATGTAAAAAAAAAAAAAAAAATAATCCGTTTTCACCACATACCTTGGGAGAGTGCAATCTTTAGGCTGCCATTTGAATTTCTGATAATCCTTATCGGGTCTTCCGTTACGAATACAATTGAACTGCTCATCAATCAAAGGACAAGACCCAGGTTCGTAAAGAGGGTATGAATCATCCTCGACCCATTCCCCATGAAACAAATCACAACTCAACAAAGACTTGATCAAATCATCCTTCCCCTGCTCCACCGACACACTAGATTTTGTTCCATTGCTCTGTTTGTTCAATGCGGCCGTATAATTTGATGTCACACCCTTCTCAGCATCACTCTTACTGGAACCTGATTTCGGAGACGAGCTCGTGGTCTTATTGGCCGGCACCGCCACAGGAGTTACTGGGGCGGCAACTGTGGTCTGATTTGCCTCTAAAACTGTGGCCTTATCAGAACTTGGGGTGCTTTGAGTTTGGTTTTTCACAACAGGCAAGCTTGAACTGTTCTTGGGCGCTAAGGAAACGATGGATGGGGAACTTGATGTCTGATTTGGGCTCAAAATTGGCGGTTTATCAGAATTCACAATGGGCTGAGTTTGGCTCGGCGGTTGTTTAATCAAAGTGGTGTTACTAGATCCAGACGGCTGTGGTTGTGGACAAGAAGCAGAACTTTGAAACTGCTGGGAAGGAGAAGAAGCATTGGAGTAGAAGAAAGAAGAGAAAAAGGAAGAGAACTGAGATCCACTACCAGAAGTAGTAGAAGTAGTGGTGAATATGTTAGAGAACCAAGGAGCACCAGAGTTGGGGTTTGGATTGAAGGCCAAGAAAACAGTGAAGGCAACAAAGGCAAACATGAAGCCATAGGCAAAGGCAACAGTTCTTCTGGTTTTGATGATGGAGAAGAGGCTCTTCATGTCTGAGACCAATGTTCCACCCTTGATGGGTGTGTTGTGCTTTGTTGCCTCAGCCATGAAGATGGCGGGTTGTTGTGGAGAACAGCCAGATGTGGGTAGAAGAAGACCAGAAGAGAGAGTCTGAAGTGAATGAAACACCAGCCCACTAAAAACTTAGAGAGAGAGGAAGTTTTAGAGAGAGAAGCAGAGGAGATCGAAGGAGGTTGAGGAAAGTGATGGAGTTTTGGTATGTTGGGTTTGGGGACCAGCAAAGGCATGTGAGGCCTGGGAATAAAAGGAAAAGATTGACCCTAAATAAAGGGAATATTACGAAAGTGCCATATGTAGGGAGTACACGTGGAGGAGAGAGGGAAAGGGAAATTCTTTTGACGCGTGAAGGTACAGAGTTTGATTTGTGGGATGGGCCTGTCGTAAATAAATTAATTGTAAAGAAATGAAAGTGCATTAAAGAGGGCAAAGTAGTTAATTAACCACCGGCCTAGTCCTTTACCATATTTCGTGGCCTGATTATTGGGGCAAGGTTTTATTTTGAAAACAAAAAATTGGATAGGGTTTAAATCATGGAATGATAAATATGAGAATCTAGTAAGAAGAAAAGAAGTCACTAAGAAATGAAGATGAATTCCTGAAAGATTTAAGCTAAAGAAAATTAAGATACAGAAGATCTATCTTACCAAATCAAAAAAAATATGATATTTCAATTAAAGAAAATCTTACGTAACAAATTTATATTTTCTACATATATTAGAAAGTTATACAAAACAAATACAAATCTAAGTGGCGTCTTATGTGACATCTCACATATATTTGAATAATTTTCAATTCATTTATTTTTATTTCAAATTAGCAAAAATAAAAACATAATATAATAACTTCTTTAAGTTATGCACTTACCATCAAAAGTTTTATTCAAACCTTCCAAAAAGATGTTTGCGGATGAACCAAACCACATTTGATGGAGATGCCATGATAACAAGAATATTGGCAGCAATTGTCTGCCTATAAACTTACACTCCAGGTACATTTATTTGCGATCATCTCCTCTTGGCACGATTTCTCAAAGCATAGGGAAGCAATTCCATAAAGAAGATTGCGACCTGCAGCCATGGCCATGGTTAAACACAGATTGCAGATTGCAAGCCATAAGAAAACAATAACAATTTTTTGTCAACAATTCAGAAAATTAAATGACGTGAAGAACAAAGTTATTCGAAATTGTGCACTCAGATGAACATATTTTTTGAGAATGGCACTCAAATGAACACATAACTCAAGTTTAATCACACAATTGTTTTGAAATCTCCTGGAGGAGCATTTTAACTTGAATACTTTTCAAAAAAAAAGAATCATAATTAGACACATTTTATTACAAAACATCAAAATATTACTTACAGTAATATAGGCCGAGTCCATAAGGATCATCCTCTTGTCATTAGTGATGTTTAGTTTATAGAACGATCATGAAGTGAGTTGTAAACATAAATATTATCCAATCGAATCACCAACTTTATGAGTCTTTGTTAGTTTATTTATGGGGATCATTTGTATTACTAATGTTTGCCTTCTTATTTACTTATTCAACAAGAGGATGTATCATCTGTATCTGTAGAGTAGTGGATGGAGGGTCCGAGTGATTTGGTGTGCTTAGTCATACTTTTAATAGTTCTTCTAAACCAAGTGTTGAACAAAGTGGTAAAAAGGAAAAGGTAAGTCCAAGAGAGCTAATTACCGGAGACGGAAACTTACTAATGAAAGTGGATGACAGAGAAACCGAGCTGACGGTGGGACGCGGCGGAGTGACGGGTCCCACAAACGACGGCGATGGAGAAGAGACAAGACCTAATTTTATATTTATATAGTGATTAAGATTGGAATTACCGTCAAATGGGGTTTGTTGGGTTTGGAGAAATTGGGAATCGGCCAAAGTTTGGGAATTGGATGAAATATTTTGGGATCTAGTAATTGGATTTGTGCTCCAATATTCTGTTGGGGACTCGATTTGAGCTTGCATGATGATGATGATGACAAATGAAGCAACCCTAATCAACTTTTTCCTTGGACTAAAACATGATTAATTGAAGCAAACGAGGAGGAGCATATGTAGGCATTCTCCATTCATGGTCAAATCTCGTCTTCACAAGGAAGATAACTAATCAACTTTTTCTTCGGACTACAATCTAGGGGAAATCCCCACCACAGGGATGGGTGAGAAATTCAGGATTGTGTGAGTTGTATTTGTCGGAATTAGTCGGTAACGAGAATCTCAGTAAATGTGAGGAGCTATTTTTGAGTTATTTAGACATATTATAGTAAGACTAAAAATATCTATCGTGGAGAAGATAGAACCTAAACCTCATTTAGTATTACAAGAATTCTCATAAAGTTACATTTTATATAATAATAATAATAACCTAACTAATAGTCTCATTAGTCATATCATCAATAAAACTATAACTAACAAAAGATCTATTTAATCTATTAGCCACATCATTTGTCTCACGAAAGACAGAAGCAATCTACATTGAGTGTAAAGATACCAAACATGACTTAGAATCATCGATAATGCGCCCAACATCAGACTTGTCCTCTACATCCTGCTTCAGCGCTTCAAGCGGAAGTGAGCAATCAGTCTCTAATTCAAAGCCATCCCAACCTTGTGATAGGCTAAAGCTTACATGAGGGAAATATCAAGCAAAGGATGCTAAACAATTTCCATGCTCATCAGTCATCACGTATATATAATCAAATCAATACCTTCATCTCCCTCTTCTGCCCTACAGCTTCCATCAATATTGATTTTGCATTGGGTGTTTAAAATCAAAATGGAGTAATATTGGCATTTAGCTAGATTATGTGTATGAACTCGATATAATTATACTCATTTGTTGTCATTTCTTTTTCAACAAGCTAGACAATAATTGAGAGACAAACCTATGAGAAAATATCTTTCGTTCTAATTAAGGCGATGGTTAACTACATTTCTATATGTTGCAATCGATCCTTGATTTTCAAACTAAGCTAAATCAAGCCAACATCAAGTTATAGATTTTTCATATTATTCAAATAACAAAACTGAAAATTGACATCCCGAGTAAGATTACGGATCAACCCTCATCAACCTAGCTAGCTAAGGTTAATTTTGACTCAAACAAGCATGGCCCTTGAGTCCTTGAAGATCTTACAATCCAGACCATTCATTGGTTTTGTATTATGCTACGGTTTAAACAAGAAGAAACGATTAACACGTCAGGAGGTAAAACCTAAACCGGCCGTACAATTCGACGTGGACTTTGTAGACTGAGGCGTCAACCCCACAGTCATCCATTCAATTATGTCGGTTCTGATTTTGATTGTTATTCTAACTCTGTTTTTAATTATTTTGGGTCATTCATTATTATTATTGTAAGCTTAGCTTTAGGCTGTAGTCTGATAGTCACTGACTGTGACTCATGCAACTTTGAAAATGCGATGCTTATTCAATTCCACCACTCATTTTCTTCTTTTCTTCGCCTAACCCCTTTGAAAATTTTCTATTCAATTTATTTTCTTTTCTTTTTCACTCTTTGCCTTGTACGTTGTTGGTCCGATCTTCAGTGTTACTAGAAAATACAAACAGAATTATCTGAGATAGAAAGAGAAGTTTTCGCATTCACTCAATGTAAATCTCTTTGGCTTGTTCCATTGTTTGATCTTGTTTAGAAACAACGTGAACCTAAAAAATTTAGGGATATGAAATTCACACACCCACTTTATATGTTTAATAATCATTTTTATATGAAGACAAAATTTAAATTAATAAGGACAATTTAAATTACTAAAAATAAAAAATAGGTGTATGTATTACAATTTGGGGTATGTAGATTTCACTTCCTAAAATTTAATAGCTACAGAAGTTTGTAATACAAGTTACTATATTTGAATTGAGATTAAAACATATTCAAAGTTGGAGGAGATCGAGCAGAGAAGGAGCCAACAAATGGAAGGCATTGGACATCATAGTTGAACAAAGTGCCGGCAAAAAAAAGAAAAAATTGCAGAAATTAAACCTAAAGAAAGAATGACGAAGTAAACTAGAGAGGAAGTACAATGGTGTTGACGAAAAATATATAGCATAAGGCAATAAGCTAGTTTCAATATTAGAAAATGATATGGCCGGGCATGATCTCCCATGTGAATTCTCTGAGTACAAAGAGTTGAGA of the Fragaria vesca subsp. vesca linkage group LG6, FraVesHawaii_1.0, whole genome shotgun sequence genome contains:
- the LOC101308299 gene encoding uncharacterized protein LOC101308299 → MAEATKHNTPIKGGTLVSDMKSLFSIIKTRRTVAFAYGFMFAFVAFTVFLAFNPNPNSGAPWFSNIFTTTSTTSGSGSQFSSFFSSFFYSNASSPSQQFQSSASCPQPQPSGSSNTTLIKQPPSQTQPIVNSDKPPILSPNQTSSSPSIVSLAPKNSSSLPVVKNQTQSTPSSDKATVLEANQTTVAAPVTPVAVPANKTTSSSPKSGSSKSDAEKGVTSNYTAALNKQSNGTKSSVSVEQGKDDLIKSLLSCDLFHGEWVEDDSYPLYEPGSCPLIDEQFNCIRNGRPDKDYQKFKWQPKDCTLPRLDASHMIELLRGKRLVFVGDSLNRNMWESLICILRNSAKDKSKVYEAHGRTHFRGEASYSFIFKDYNFTVEFFVSPFLVREWEMPDKDGSKKETLRLDLVGRSSELYKDADILIFNTGHWWTHDKTAKGKDYYQEGSHVYGELNVLEAFRKALTTWSRWVDASVDTAKSMVFFRGYSASHFSGGQWNSGGQCDSETLPIFNETYLRPYPPKMLVLEKVLKNMKHHITYLNITRLTDFRKDGHPSIYRKQHLSPEERKSPIQDCSHWCLPGVPDAWNEVLYAELLVKLHKKSLHEQLQQQKKRA